The following proteins are encoded in a genomic region of Micromonospora olivasterospora:
- a CDS encoding DUF2087 domain-containing protein: MTDQALAGALADERRRLVFAAITLGDSDTAAVVARTGMGVRDVATAVRRLVDAGLVTDAGPGLRVDDGRLGEMARIRTGDSAALARSPAAAVLRAFLRDGVLVRFPAQRGRRRHLLEHIAARSFEPGARYPERAVDEALRAWCDGGEADHVTLRRYLVDERLLARDQGVYWRPCPA; this comes from the coding sequence ATGACGGACCAGGCCCTGGCGGGCGCACTCGCCGACGAGCGACGCCGCCTCGTCTTCGCCGCGATCACCCTCGGCGACTCCGACACCGCGGCGGTCGTGGCGCGTACCGGGATGGGCGTGCGGGACGTCGCCACCGCCGTGCGGCGGCTCGTCGACGCCGGCCTGGTCACCGACGCCGGGCCGGGCCTGCGCGTCGACGACGGCCGGCTGGGGGAGATGGCGCGCATCCGTACCGGGGATTCCGCTGCTCTGGCGCGGTCGCCGGCCGCCGCGGTGCTGCGGGCCTTCCTGCGCGACGGGGTCCTGGTGCGTTTCCCCGCTCAGCGGGGGAGGCGGCGGCACCTGCTGGAGCACATCGCCGCCCGGTCCTTCGAGCCCGGGGCGCGCTACCCGGAGCGCGCGGTCGACGAGGCGCTGCGGGCGTGGTGCGACGGCGGCGAGGCCGACCACGTCACGCTGCGCCGGTACCTGGTCGACGAGCGGCTGCTCGCCCGCGACCAGGGCGTCTACTGGCGACCCTGCCCCGCCTGA
- a CDS encoding Hsp20/alpha crystallin family protein produces the protein MLMRTDPFREIDRLAEQFFGTTTRPAVMHMDAYRDGDYFYAAFDLPGVDPESIDCTVERDVLTVRAQRRRPTGDKVELVAAERPMGTFSRQLFLGDTLDTDNLEAGYDNGVLTLRIPVAERAKPRRIAVAAGNGNGNGRKQIDA, from the coding sequence ATGTTGATGCGCACCGACCCGTTCCGTGAGATCGACCGGCTCGCCGAGCAGTTCTTCGGCACCACCACCCGCCCGGCCGTCATGCACATGGACGCCTACCGCGACGGGGACTACTTCTACGCCGCGTTCGACCTGCCGGGGGTGGACCCGGAGAGCATCGACTGCACCGTCGAACGCGACGTGCTCACCGTCCGCGCGCAGCGCCGTCGCCCGACCGGCGACAAGGTGGAGCTGGTCGCCGCGGAACGCCCGATGGGCACCTTCAGCCGGCAGCTGTTCCTCGGCGACACCCTCGACACGGACAACCTGGAGGCCGGCTACGACAACGGGGTGCTGACGCTGCGCATCCCGGTGGCCGAGCGGGCCAAGCCGCGGCGGATCGCGGTCGCCGCCGGCAACGGCAACGGCAACGGCCGCAAACAGATCGACGCCTGA
- a CDS encoding tyrosine-type recombinase/integrase has product MSRPEVPVLSRPSAPPVLPGAGPEDFTEAWLRNRRLSEHTRDAYRRDVAGWLAWCATRELDPLRATFLDVNAYGRTLEATPAGRNGQPLTPATVARRLSALSSWYDFLVKLRAVDANPVAGADRPRVDRDHSATVGLTPQEVDALLAAAEADTGPTAVRNRAAIALLADLGLRVGELVSLDVTDLGSERGHRSVRFVGKGGKHRRRALTPSTAYAIDAYLAARAAARNVAPHELTGPLLVTSTGARLDRHSVFRLVRRLARDAGIPSWAKLSPHSLRHAFATTARAEGVPLEDVQDAMGHADPRTTRRYDRDRHNLDRDPAYVIWAARARRGG; this is encoded by the coding sequence ATGTCCCGTCCCGAGGTTCCGGTGCTGTCCCGACCGTCGGCCCCTCCGGTGCTGCCCGGTGCGGGGCCCGAGGACTTCACCGAGGCGTGGCTGCGCAACCGGCGGCTGTCCGAGCACACCCGCGACGCGTACCGGCGGGACGTGGCCGGCTGGCTGGCCTGGTGCGCCACCCGGGAGCTGGACCCGCTGCGGGCGACGTTCCTCGACGTCAACGCCTACGGCCGAACGCTGGAGGCCACCCCGGCCGGGCGTAACGGACAGCCGCTGACCCCCGCCACCGTGGCCCGCCGGCTGTCGGCCCTGTCCAGCTGGTACGACTTTCTGGTCAAGCTTCGGGCCGTCGACGCCAACCCCGTGGCCGGGGCGGACCGGCCCCGCGTGGACCGGGACCACTCGGCGACCGTGGGGCTCACCCCGCAGGAGGTGGACGCGCTGCTGGCCGCCGCCGAGGCGGACACCGGCCCGACCGCCGTCCGTAACCGGGCGGCCATCGCGCTGCTGGCCGACCTGGGACTGCGGGTGGGCGAGCTCGTGTCGCTGGACGTGACCGACCTGGGCAGCGAGCGGGGGCACCGCAGCGTGCGGTTCGTCGGCAAGGGCGGAAAGCACCGGCGGCGGGCGCTGACCCCGTCCACCGCGTACGCGATCGACGCCTACCTGGCCGCACGGGCGGCGGCGCGGAACGTGGCGCCGCACGAGCTGACCGGGCCGCTGCTGGTCACCTCGACCGGCGCCCGCCTGGACCGGCACTCGGTGTTCCGGCTGGTGCGCCGGCTGGCCCGGGACGCCGGCATCCCGTCCTGGGCGAAGCTGTCGCCGCACTCGCTGCGGCACGCGTTCGCCACCACCGCCCGCGCCGAGGGCGTGCCGCTGGAGGACGTGCAGGACGCCATGGGGCACGCCGACCCGCGGACCACCCGCCGCTACGACCGCGACCGGCACAACCTGGACCGGGACCCCGCGTACGTCATCTGGGCCGCCCGGGCCCGCCGCGGCGGCTGA
- a CDS encoding VOC family protein — protein sequence MTITGDLCMVNLDSSDPAAHAAFYARVLGWEITHSQPEYAMVTGGGVAIGFGLVDGYAPPAWPDPSGGKRYHLDVYVDDRTAAEEAFCAAGASKPEHQPGGERWTVLLDPVGQPFCVCPRPQG from the coding sequence ATGACGATCACCGGCGACCTGTGCATGGTCAACCTCGACTCCTCCGACCCGGCCGCCCACGCCGCGTTCTACGCCCGTGTCCTCGGCTGGGAGATCACCCACAGCCAACCCGAGTACGCCATGGTCACCGGCGGCGGCGTGGCCATCGGCTTCGGCCTGGTCGACGGGTACGCCCCGCCGGCCTGGCCGGACCCCAGCGGCGGCAAGCGCTACCACCTCGACGTGTACGTCGACGACCGCACCGCGGCGGAGGAGGCGTTCTGCGCGGCTGGGGCGTCGAAGCCGGAGCACCAGCCCGGCGGCGAGCGGTGGACGGTGCTGCTCGACCCCGTCGGGCAGCCGTTCTGCGTCTGCCCCCGCCCACAGGGCTGA
- a CDS encoding acyl-CoA dehydrogenase family protein: MTRYVQPVPAPDDPYTGDGLLRSWLERQLGPAGHAAAKGRLADLAADVAGPLRAAHADAEAHPPTLVRYDPWGARVDRIDTSAGWRAQRAAAARHAVVALPYLDSARGTWGAATRVVQHALLHLYGPESATFSCPVAMADGAAALLSLPEVDAAVRDAWLPRLTSTDPDTAIVSGQWMTESQGGSDLSRSGTTARPADDGSWRLTGEKWFCSAADATMAVALARPEGAGTGSRVLTPFLVPRYATDSPLTAADAAPYAPAPGVTVHRLKDKLGTRALPTAEIGLREAYALPLGDPAAPGLVRAMTLVVVTRVHNAAAAAGGMRRGLAYARAYADARTIAGGRLADNPLHRATLGALAVDAAAAFALAGHAFALLGRAEVGADPDAAAELRVVAPLAKLATGRLAVSSASEYVEAFGGAGYVEDTGVPRLLRDAQVLPIWEGTTNVLALDVLRAVTREDAGAPLLRRLDAAVDLARPISPALADTLAAVTAELAAALADVAADPRAAGVVAGARGLALRTAAALTTALLVEHAAWGDEQAEAAARLWARRRLRHEDVAADAHQHLDLLC; the protein is encoded by the coding sequence ATGACCCGTTACGTGCAGCCGGTGCCCGCCCCCGACGACCCGTACACCGGTGACGGCCTGCTGCGGTCCTGGCTGGAACGGCAGCTCGGCCCGGCCGGGCACGCCGCCGCGAAGGGCCGCCTGGCCGACCTGGCCGCCGACGTCGCCGGGCCGCTGCGCGCCGCGCACGCCGACGCCGAGGCGCACCCACCCACGCTCGTGCGTTACGACCCGTGGGGCGCCCGCGTCGACCGGATCGACACCTCCGCCGGCTGGCGGGCCCAACGCGCCGCCGCCGCCCGGCATGCCGTGGTCGCCCTGCCCTACCTGGACTCCGCGCGCGGCACGTGGGGCGCCGCTACCCGGGTCGTCCAGCACGCGCTGCTGCACCTGTACGGGCCGGAGTCGGCCACGTTCTCCTGCCCGGTGGCGATGGCCGACGGTGCCGCCGCGCTGCTCAGCCTTCCCGAGGTCGACGCGGCCGTCCGCGACGCGTGGCTGCCCCGGTTGACCTCCACCGACCCCGACACCGCGATCGTCAGCGGGCAGTGGATGACCGAGTCGCAGGGCGGCTCCGACCTGTCCCGGTCGGGCACCACCGCCCGACCCGCCGACGACGGTTCGTGGCGGCTGACCGGGGAGAAGTGGTTCTGCTCCGCCGCCGACGCCACGATGGCCGTAGCCCTGGCCCGCCCCGAGGGCGCCGGGACGGGCAGCCGCGTCCTCACGCCGTTCCTGGTGCCCCGCTACGCCACCGACTCCCCCCTCACCGCCGCCGACGCCGCGCCGTACGCCCCGGCGCCCGGGGTCACCGTGCACCGGCTCAAGGACAAGCTGGGCACCCGGGCGCTGCCCACCGCCGAGATCGGGCTGCGGGAGGCGTACGCGCTGCCGCTGGGCGACCCGGCCGCGCCCGGCCTGGTGCGGGCGATGACGCTGGTCGTGGTGACCCGGGTGCACAACGCGGCCGCCGCGGCCGGCGGGATGCGCCGCGGCCTGGCCTACGCCCGCGCGTACGCCGACGCCCGCACGATCGCCGGCGGGCGGCTGGCCGACAACCCGCTGCACCGGGCCACCCTCGGCGCGCTCGCCGTCGACGCGGCCGCCGCGTTCGCCCTCGCCGGGCACGCGTTCGCGCTGCTCGGCCGCGCGGAGGTGGGCGCCGACCCGGACGCCGCCGCCGAACTGCGCGTCGTCGCGCCGCTGGCCAAGCTCGCCACCGGCCGGCTCGCCGTCTCCTCCGCCAGCGAGTACGTGGAGGCGTTCGGCGGCGCCGGGTACGTGGAGGACACCGGCGTGCCCCGGCTGCTGCGCGACGCGCAGGTCCTGCCGATCTGGGAGGGCACCACGAACGTCCTGGCCCTGGACGTGCTGCGCGCGGTCACCCGCGAGGACGCCGGCGCGCCGCTGCTGCGCCGGCTGGACGCCGCCGTGGACCTGGCCCGGCCGATCTCGCCCGCACTGGCCGACACCCTGGCCGCCGTCACCGCGGAGCTGGCCGCCGCCCTCGCGGACGTGGCCGCCGACCCGCGCGCCGCCGGCGTGGTCGCCGGGGCGCGCGGGCTGGCGTTGCGCACCGCGGCGGCGCTGACCACGGCGCTGCTGGTGGAGCACGCCGCGTGGGGCGACGAGCAGGCGGAGGCGGCCGCGCGGCTGTGGGCGCGGCGGCGGCTGCGCCACGAGGACGTCGCCGCCGACGCCCACCAGCACCTCGACCTGCTCTGCTGA
- a CDS encoding thymidine kinase has protein sequence MRAGCAAARAGCAAARAVDGRPLHAAALKFFWGPMDCGKSTMALQMNHNHARQGRRGLVTTRIDRSLGPQVTTRIGLAHAAVEVTDALDLRDLVRDAWAEGVRVDYLVCDEASFYNLEHIDQMADLVDNYDVDVYAFGLATDFRSCLFPAAQRLFELADEVARIQVEVLCWCGREGLLNARVVAGRVVREGRQVVIGDTVDTAEVRYQVLCRRHYRAGDLGGR, from the coding sequence ATCCGCGCCGGCTGCGCCGCCGCCCGCGCCGGCTGCGCCGCCGCCCGCGCCGTCGACGGCCGGCCGCTGCACGCCGCCGCGCTCAAGTTCTTCTGGGGACCGATGGACTGCGGCAAGTCCACGATGGCGTTGCAGATGAACCACAACCACGCCCGGCAGGGCCGCCGCGGCCTGGTCACCACCCGCATCGACCGCTCCCTCGGCCCGCAGGTCACCACCCGCATCGGCCTGGCCCACGCCGCCGTCGAGGTCACCGACGCCCTCGACCTGCGCGACCTGGTCCGAGACGCGTGGGCCGAGGGCGTACGCGTGGACTACCTCGTCTGCGACGAGGCGTCGTTCTACAACCTGGAACACATCGACCAGATGGCCGACCTGGTCGACAACTACGACGTCGACGTGTACGCCTTCGGCCTGGCCACCGACTTCCGGTCCTGCCTGTTCCCCGCCGCCCAGCGACTGTTCGAACTGGCCGACGAGGTGGCCCGCATCCAGGTCGAGGTGCTGTGCTGGTGCGGCCGGGAGGGGCTGCTCAACGCCCGCGTCGTCGCCGGCCGGGTGGTCCGCGAGGGCCGGCAGGTCGTCATCGGCGACACCGTCGACACCGCCGAGGTGCGTTACCAGGTGCTGTGCCGGCGGCACTACCGCGCCGGCGACCTCGGCGGCCGTTGA
- a CDS encoding MFS transporter encodes MAETVTPAVAEPAHPGSTRRERTGWYFYDWANSAFSTTVITVFLGPFLTGVTKVAAGCDIEDKCRDGYVHPLGIAVAVGSYVPYLISLSVLLTVFVLPVVGAVADRSARKKTLLAGAAFTGAGATIAMVFVTGDRYLLGGVLFLIANIAFGAAVVVYNSFLPQLGGPDDRDAISSRGWALGYLGGGLLLALNLAAVSALSEEGNPQRTLDLARWSIVSAGVWWAAFTLVPLRWLREHPTAEALRGGGGGNVVTAGFRQLGRTVREMKAYPLTLFFLLAFLIYNDGIQTVVGLASQYGTEELGLEQDTLIVTILVVQFLAFGGALALGALARRIGAWKTVLLSLVLWTGVIVAAFRLPAEAPVPFMILGGAIGLVLGGSQALSRSLFSQLIPAGKEGEYYGFYEISDKGTSWLGPLAFGLVFQLTSSYRVGLVSLLIFFVLGFALLAAVPIRRAIVAAGNTPPRVL; translated from the coding sequence ATGGCCGAAACGGTCACCCCCGCCGTCGCCGAGCCCGCCCACCCAGGCAGCACCCGCCGCGAACGCACCGGCTGGTACTTCTACGACTGGGCGAACTCCGCGTTCTCCACCACCGTCATCACCGTGTTCCTCGGACCCTTCCTCACCGGCGTCACCAAGGTCGCCGCCGGCTGCGACATCGAGGACAAGTGCCGCGACGGGTACGTCCACCCGCTCGGCATCGCCGTCGCCGTCGGCTCCTACGTGCCGTACCTGATCTCCCTGTCGGTGCTGCTGACGGTCTTCGTGCTGCCGGTCGTGGGCGCCGTCGCCGACCGCTCCGCCCGCAAGAAGACGCTGCTGGCCGGCGCCGCGTTCACCGGTGCCGGCGCCACCATCGCGATGGTGTTCGTGACCGGCGACCGGTACCTGCTCGGCGGGGTGCTGTTCCTGATCGCCAACATCGCCTTCGGCGCCGCCGTGGTGGTCTACAACTCGTTCCTGCCGCAACTCGGCGGCCCCGATGACCGGGACGCCATCTCCAGCCGCGGCTGGGCGCTCGGCTACCTCGGCGGCGGCCTGCTGCTCGCGCTGAACCTCGCCGCGGTCAGCGCCCTCAGCGAGGAGGGCAACCCGCAGCGCACCCTGGACCTGGCCCGCTGGTCGATCGTCTCCGCCGGCGTGTGGTGGGCCGCGTTCACCCTCGTGCCGCTGCGCTGGCTGCGCGAGCACCCCACCGCCGAAGCGCTGCGCGGCGGCGGGGGCGGCAACGTGGTCACCGCCGGGTTCCGGCAGCTCGGCCGCACCGTGCGGGAGATGAAGGCATACCCGCTGACGCTGTTCTTCCTGCTGGCCTTCCTCATCTACAACGACGGCATCCAGACCGTGGTCGGCCTGGCCAGCCAGTACGGCACCGAGGAGTTGGGGCTGGAGCAGGACACCCTGATCGTCACGATCCTGGTGGTGCAGTTCCTCGCCTTCGGCGGCGCGCTGGCCCTCGGCGCCCTCGCCCGGCGCATCGGCGCCTGGAAGACCGTGCTGCTCAGCCTCGTGCTGTGGACCGGGGTGATCGTGGCGGCGTTCCGGCTGCCGGCCGAGGCGCCGGTGCCGTTCATGATCCTCGGCGGGGCCATCGGCCTGGTCCTCGGCGGCAGCCAGGCGCTGAGCCGGTCGCTGTTCAGCCAGCTCATCCCCGCCGGCAAGGAGGGCGAGTACTACGGCTTCTACGAGATCAGCGACAAGGGCACCAGCTGGCTCGGGCCGCTGGCGTTCGGCCTGGTGTTCCAGCTCACCTCCTCCTACCGCGTCGGCCTGGTCTCCCTGCTGATCTTCTTCGTGCTCGGGTTCGCGCTGCTGGCCGCCGTGCCCATCCGGCGGGCCATCGTCGCCGCCGGCAACACCCCGCCCCGCGTGCTGTGA
- a CDS encoding glycerophosphodiester phosphodiesterase, with protein sequence MQGPSGYLDAPAPLAFAHRGGAADGDENTAAAFARAVALGYRHVETDVHATADGVAVVFHDPTLERVTGERGRIADLRWADLTSVRVGGAALVPRLDEVLGAWPDVRFNVDVKADRAVEPTVETVIRAAAGDRVLLASFSDARLARLRVLTQGRVATGLGMRGVARLRMASLHGRPLRLPPSVVAAQVPPRYGRIRVVDRRLLAYAHRLGLQVHVWTIDEPAEMHELLDLGVDGIMTDHVGVLRDVYRSRGHWAA encoded by the coding sequence GTGCAGGGCCCCTCCGGCTACCTCGACGCGCCCGCGCCGCTGGCGTTCGCCCACCGGGGTGGCGCCGCCGACGGCGACGAGAACACCGCGGCGGCGTTCGCGCGCGCCGTCGCCCTCGGCTACCGGCACGTCGAGACCGACGTGCACGCCACCGCCGACGGGGTGGCCGTGGTGTTCCACGACCCCACCCTCGAACGCGTCACCGGCGAACGCGGCCGCATCGCCGACCTGCGCTGGGCCGACCTGACCTCCGTACGCGTCGGCGGCGCGGCCCTGGTGCCCCGCCTCGACGAGGTGCTGGGCGCCTGGCCCGACGTCCGGTTCAACGTCGACGTCAAGGCCGACCGCGCGGTCGAACCGACCGTGGAGACGGTGATCCGGGCAGCCGCCGGCGACCGGGTGCTGCTGGCCTCGTTCAGCGACGCCCGGCTGGCCCGGCTGCGGGTGCTCACCCAGGGGCGCGTCGCCACCGGCCTCGGCATGCGCGGCGTGGCCCGGCTGCGCATGGCCTCGCTGCACGGCCGGCCCCTGCGGCTGCCCCCGTCGGTGGTGGCCGCGCAGGTGCCGCCCCGCTACGGACGCATCCGGGTGGTGGACCGCCGGCTCCTCGCCTACGCCCACCGGCTCGGGTTGCAGGTGCACGTCTGGACGATCGACGAACCTGCCGAGATGCACGAATTACTTGATCTTGGAGTGGATGGCATCATGACCGATCACGTCGGCGTGCTGCGCGACGTCTACCGCAGCCGCGGCCACTGGGCCGCCTGA
- a CDS encoding lysophospholipid acyltransferase family protein produces MDTPTDTWRPPLIWRAAQLLARAVVGALARLRVSGEIPAHLRRGPLILAANHISPFDPIVMAAACRVRGVAPRIMATAGLFRAPVVGAAMRHAGHIRVDRGTAAVHQALDAAARAVAEGSVVLVYPEGRIGLDPGMWPERSKTGAARLALASGALVIPVAQWGAHEVLPYRAPQGLAGAVGRALLRRPEVRVRFGDPVDLSDIDPAAPGAARRATDRIIDAITDTLVPLRPDEPDRPRHVDPGRPSDTSRSHRRHQPPAT; encoded by the coding sequence ATGGACACCCCGACCGACACCTGGCGCCCGCCCCTGATCTGGCGCGCCGCCCAACTGCTCGCCCGCGCCGTCGTCGGCGCCCTGGCCCGCCTGCGGGTCAGCGGCGAGATCCCCGCACACCTGCGCCGCGGGCCGCTGATCCTCGCCGCGAACCACATCAGCCCGTTCGACCCGATCGTGATGGCCGCCGCCTGCCGCGTCCGAGGCGTCGCGCCGCGGATCATGGCCACCGCCGGGCTGTTCCGCGCCCCCGTCGTCGGCGCCGCCATGCGCCACGCCGGGCACATCCGCGTCGACCGGGGCACCGCCGCCGTGCACCAGGCCCTCGACGCCGCCGCCCGCGCCGTCGCCGAGGGCTCGGTGGTCCTGGTCTATCCCGAGGGGCGCATCGGCCTGGACCCCGGCATGTGGCCCGAGCGGAGCAAGACCGGCGCCGCCCGGCTCGCCCTCGCCAGCGGCGCCCTCGTGATCCCCGTCGCCCAGTGGGGCGCCCACGAGGTGCTGCCGTACCGGGCGCCCCAGGGCCTGGCCGGGGCGGTCGGCCGGGCCCTGCTGCGCCGCCCCGAGGTCAGGGTGCGCTTCGGTGACCCCGTCGACCTGAGCGACATCGACCCCGCGGCGCCGGGGGCGGCCCGGCGCGCCACCGACCGGATCATCGACGCGATCACCGACACGCTCGTCCCGCTGCGCCCCGACGAGCCCGACCGGCCCCGGCACGTCGACCCCGGCCGCCCCAGCGACACCAGCCGCTCGCACCGCCGCCACCAGCCTCCGGCCACCTGA
- a CDS encoding cytochrome ubiquinol oxidase subunit I produces the protein MDALDVARWQFGVTTVYHFLFVPLTIGLSVLVAILQTRWHRTGDERYLKLTRFYGKLFLINFAMGVVTGIVQEFQFGMNWSDYSRFVGDIFGAPLAIEALVAFFLESTFIGLWIFGWDRLPKRLHLAAIWAAAIGSNLSAYFILAANSFMQNPVGYRINPDAGRAELTDFLAVLTNKVALVTFPHTIAGSFLVAGSLVVAVGLWHLVRNRDSADTPAYRYATRFGAWVVMIATVGVLVTGDIQGKIMTEVQPMKMAAAEGLYTTESPASFSVLTVGSLDGSREVFAIKIPYLLSFLGTGDPNGTVQGINDLQAQYASQYGPGSYTPIIPVTYWSFRFMIAFGLAAAAIAVLVLWSQRRGRTPTSRWLLRAGLAMPVLPLLANAFGWIFTEMGRQPWIVFGEMLTRDGVSRSVSLTEVLTSFTAFTLVYATLAVVEIKLLLRYAKAGVPDLTPAPEPTDTDDAERPLAFAY, from the coding sequence GTGGACGCGTTGGACGTCGCCCGCTGGCAGTTCGGTGTCACCACCGTCTACCACTTCCTGTTCGTACCGCTGACCATCGGCCTGTCCGTGCTGGTCGCGATCCTGCAGACCCGCTGGCACCGCACCGGCGACGAGCGCTACCTCAAGCTCACCAGGTTCTACGGCAAGCTGTTCCTCATCAACTTCGCCATGGGCGTGGTCACCGGCATCGTCCAGGAATTCCAGTTCGGCATGAACTGGAGCGACTACTCCCGCTTCGTCGGCGACATCTTCGGCGCCCCCCTCGCGATCGAGGCCCTCGTGGCCTTCTTCCTCGAATCCACCTTCATCGGCCTGTGGATCTTCGGCTGGGACCGGCTGCCCAAACGCCTGCACCTGGCCGCCATCTGGGCCGCCGCCATCGGCAGCAACCTGTCGGCCTACTTCATCCTCGCCGCCAACTCGTTCATGCAGAACCCCGTCGGCTACCGGATCAACCCCGACGCCGGGCGGGCCGAGCTGACCGACTTCCTCGCCGTGCTCACCAACAAGGTCGCCCTCGTCACGTTCCCCCACACCATCGCCGGCTCGTTCCTCGTCGCCGGGTCCCTCGTCGTCGCCGTCGGCCTGTGGCACCTCGTCCGCAACCGCGACAGCGCCGACACCCCCGCCTACCGCTACGCCACCCGGTTCGGCGCCTGGGTCGTCATGATCGCCACCGTCGGCGTGCTCGTCACCGGCGACATCCAAGGCAAGATCATGACCGAGGTGCAGCCCATGAAGATGGCCGCCGCCGAGGGCCTCTACACCACCGAGAGCCCCGCCTCATTCTCCGTGCTCACCGTCGGCAGCCTCGACGGCAGCCGCGAGGTCTTCGCCATCAAGATCCCCTACCTGCTGTCGTTCCTCGGCACCGGCGACCCCAACGGCACCGTGCAGGGCATCAACGACCTACAGGCCCAGTACGCCAGCCAGTACGGCCCCGGCAGCTACACACCGATCATCCCCGTCACCTACTGGAGCTTCCGCTTCATGATCGCCTTCGGGCTCGCCGCCGCCGCGATCGCCGTGCTCGTCCTGTGGTCGCAGCGCCGGGGCCGCACCCCCACCAGCCGCTGGCTGCTGCGCGCCGGCCTGGCCATGCCCGTGCTGCCCCTGCTCGCCAACGCCTTCGGCTGGATCTTCACCGAGATGGGCCGCCAACCCTGGATCGTCTTCGGCGAGATGCTCACCCGCGACGGCGTGTCCCGCAGCGTCTCCCTGACCGAGGTGCTCACCTCCTTCACCGCCTTCACCCTCGTCTACGCCACCCTCGCCGTCGTCGAGATCAAACTCCTGCTGCGCTACGCCAAAGCCGGCGTACCCGACCTGACCCCCGCGCCCGAACCCACCGACACCGACGACGCCGAGCGCCCGCTCGCCTTCGCCTACTGA
- the cydB gene encoding cytochrome d ubiquinol oxidase subunit II: MELTTAWFLLVAVLFTGYFILEGFDFGVGMLLPVLGRDDRERRVLINTIGPVWDGNEVWLITAGGAMFAAFPEWYATLFSGFYLPLLLILLALIARGVAFEYRHKRPEAWWKRRWDTAIFVGSLVPAVLWGVAFANILRGVPLSADHEYVGGLLDLLHPYALLGGATTGALFLTHGAVFVALKTVGDIRHRARALAVKLGAGTAVLAVAFLTWTLNIRSSAAAVVLAAGAALALVGGLAAARVRREGWAFTGTAVAIGLAVATLFAALFPNVLPSTLDTAGSLTASNAASTPYTLKIMTWVAVVFTPVVLAYQGWTYWVFRRRIGVAHIPRH; encoded by the coding sequence GTGGAACTGACCACCGCCTGGTTTCTCCTCGTCGCCGTGCTCTTCACCGGCTACTTCATCCTCGAGGGCTTCGACTTCGGCGTCGGCATGCTGCTGCCCGTCCTCGGCCGCGACGACCGGGAACGCCGCGTCCTGATCAACACCATCGGCCCCGTCTGGGACGGCAACGAGGTCTGGCTCATCACCGCCGGCGGCGCCATGTTCGCCGCCTTCCCCGAGTGGTACGCCACCCTCTTCTCCGGCTTCTACCTGCCCCTGCTGCTGATCCTGCTCGCCCTCATCGCCCGCGGCGTCGCCTTCGAGTACCGGCACAAGCGCCCCGAGGCATGGTGGAAACGCCGCTGGGACACCGCCATCTTCGTCGGCTCGCTCGTCCCCGCCGTGCTCTGGGGCGTCGCCTTCGCCAACATCCTGCGCGGCGTGCCCCTTTCCGCCGACCACGAGTACGTCGGCGGCCTGCTCGACCTGCTCCACCCGTACGCCCTGCTCGGCGGCGCCACCACCGGCGCGCTGTTCCTCACCCACGGCGCCGTGTTCGTCGCCCTCAAGACCGTCGGCGACATCCGTCACCGCGCCCGCGCCCTGGCCGTCAAGCTCGGCGCCGGCACCGCCGTGCTCGCGGTCGCCTTCCTGACCTGGACGCTGAACATCCGCTCCAGCGCCGCCGCCGTCGTGCTCGCCGCCGGCGCCGCCCTCGCCCTGGTCGGTGGACTCGCCGCCGCCCGGGTACGCCGGGAGGGCTGGGCGTTCACCGGCACCGCCGTGGCGATCGGGCTGGCCGTGGCGACCCTGTTCGCCGCGCTGTTCCCGAACGTGCTGCCGTCCACCCTGGACACCGCCGGCTCGCTGACCGCGAGCAACGCGGCGTCCACCCCGTACACCCTGAAGATCATGACCTGGGTGGCCGTGGTGTTCACCCCGGTCGTGCTGGCCTACCAGGGCTGGACCTACTGGGTGTTCCGCAGGCGCATCGGCGTCGCCCACATCCCGCGGCACTGA